One window of the Penaeus monodon isolate SGIC_2016 chromosome 1, NSTDA_Pmon_1, whole genome shotgun sequence genome contains the following:
- the LOC119576416 gene encoding KRAB-A domain-containing protein 2-like, whose amino-acid sequence MIKETAKKYANISREALELFISYCEECQKKRSDQLQRTTSPNFVSCVHYRQNVQQKWRIISRTYFSCSDLRTYYSDNGSEITAKVISELKIIWPKLVLVYGKPRHPQSQGSVERANGDIKDMLVAWMGDNNTTDWSTGIKFVQFRKNSSLHAGIRLTLCSHVWM is encoded by the exons ATGATCAaagaaacagcaaagaaataCGCTAACATCTCACGGGAAGCTCTTGAATTGTTTATATCGTACTGTGAAGAGTGCCAGAAGAAAAGAAGCGACCAGTTACAAAGG ACCACCTCACCAAATTTTGTGTCCTGCGTCCACTATCGTCAAAACGTGCAGCAGAAGTGGCGCATCATCTCACGGACATATTTCTCTTGTTCGGACCTCCGTACATATTACAGTGATAATGGGTCAGAGATCACAGCCAAAGTGATCAGTGAGCTGAAAATCATCTGGCCCAAACTTGTCCTTGTTTATGGAAAGCCTCGACATCCACAGAGCCAAGGATCCGTGGAAAGAGCAAATGGTGACATCAAAGACATGCTGGTTGCATGGATGGGAGACAACAACACCACAGATTGGAGCACTGGCATCAAGTTTGTCCAGTTCCGGAAGAATTCCAGCTTGCATGCAGGTATTCGCCTCACCCTATGCAGCCATGTTTGGATGTGA